A genome region from Alteripontixanthobacter maritimus includes the following:
- a CDS encoding adenylosuccinate synthase, protein MANVTVIGAQWGDEGKGKIVDWLASRADAVVRFQGGHNAGHTLVVDGNVYKLSLLPSGIVSGTLSIIGNGVVLDPWALKAEIEKLEGQGVSITADNFAIADNCPLILPIHGELDNLREAAAGKGKIGTTGRGIGPAYEDKVGRRAIRVCDLAHLDDLNPILDRLCAHHNALRAGFDQPPVNRAELLNRLAEVAPFVLKFAEPVWKRLQGVRKRGERILFEGAQGVLLDVDHGTYPFVTSSNTVSGTAASGSGLGPSSTGFVLGIVKAYTTRVGSGPFPTELGPNSGEEHVGQRLGERGHEFGTVTGRQRRCGWFDAVLVRQSCAISGVTGIALTKLDVLDGFDTVKICTGYRLNGEELDYFPAHAADQDQVEPIYEELEGWQTSTEGARRWADLPANAIKYVTRVQELIETPVSLVSTSPERDDTILVRDPFVD, encoded by the coding sequence TTGGCCAATGTGACCGTGATCGGTGCCCAGTGGGGCGATGAGGGCAAGGGCAAGATCGTAGACTGGCTCGCCAGCCGCGCAGATGCCGTCGTGCGCTTTCAGGGTGGGCACAATGCGGGGCACACGCTGGTAGTCGACGGCAATGTCTACAAACTGTCGCTGCTGCCATCGGGTATCGTATCGGGCACACTGTCGATCATCGGCAATGGCGTGGTGCTGGATCCATGGGCACTGAAAGCCGAAATCGAGAAGCTGGAAGGGCAGGGCGTGTCCATCACGGCGGATAATTTCGCGATTGCCGACAACTGCCCGCTGATCCTGCCGATCCATGGCGAGCTTGATAATCTGCGTGAGGCGGCAGCCGGCAAGGGCAAGATCGGCACCACCGGGCGGGGCATCGGCCCGGCTTATGAAGACAAGGTGGGCAGACGCGCGATACGCGTGTGCGACCTCGCTCATCTGGACGATCTCAATCCGATCCTCGACCGGCTGTGCGCGCATCACAATGCCCTGCGCGCAGGGTTCGACCAGCCGCCGGTGAACCGCGCGGAACTGCTGAACCGGCTTGCGGAAGTGGCTCCGTTCGTTCTGAAATTTGCGGAGCCTGTGTGGAAACGCCTGCAGGGCGTGCGCAAGCGCGGCGAGCGTATCCTGTTCGAAGGCGCGCAGGGCGTGTTGCTCGACGTCGATCACGGTACCTATCCGTTCGTCACCAGTTCCAACACGGTCAGCGGTACCGCGGCCAGCGGTTCGGGCCTCGGCCCGTCCAGCACCGGCTTCGTGCTCGGCATCGTGAAAGCCTACACAACCCGCGTCGGCAGCGGTCCGTTTCCAACCGAGCTTGGCCCGAATTCCGGAGAGGAGCATGTCGGCCAGCGCTTGGGCGAACGCGGCCATGAATTCGGCACCGTAACCGGCCGTCAGCGGCGTTGCGGCTGGTTCGATGCGGTGCTGGTGCGGCAAAGCTGCGCCATCAGCGGCGTTACCGGTATCGCACTGACCAAGCTGGATGTGCTGGACGGGTTCGATACGGTGAAGATCTGCACCGGCTACCGGCTGAACGGCGAGGAACTGGACTACTTCCCCGCCCACGCCGCCGACCAGGACCAAGTGGAGCCGATCTACGAGGAACTGGAAGGCTGGCAGACAAGCACCGAAGGCGCGCGCCGCTGGGCCGATTTGCCCGCGAATGCGATCAAATACGTGACGCGCGTGCAGGAATTGATCGAAACGCCGGTATCGCTGGTATCCACCAGTCCGGAGCGCGACGACACCATCCTGGTGCGCGATCCGTTCGTGGATTGA
- a CDS encoding precorrin-2 dehydrogenase/sirohydrochlorin ferrochelatase family protein, producing MDPKPAPLRSLPLFHRIAGKRVVVIGDGIMGEAKTRLVERAGGIPCGEPEAHHAALAFIALEDERSAESAAIRLRAKGLLVNVADRPDLCDFTTPSLLDRDPVLIAIGTSGASAGLAKQLRLRLEKLLPASLGRLAQMLSDRRDDIRARFPPADGRRRALDDALGEGGVLDPLDDGAANAFEGWLAGTAPIMEAGQVVLTLASDDPEDLTLRQARLLGTADTILFEPLVPPAILDRARADALRRPLPHDGPLPDGLTLIIRLVE from the coding sequence ATGGATCCGAAGCCTGCCCCCTTGCGGTCGCTGCCGCTGTTTCACAGGATTGCCGGCAAACGCGTGGTCGTAATCGGCGACGGGATCATGGGCGAGGCGAAGACCCGGCTTGTCGAACGCGCAGGCGGCATCCCCTGCGGCGAACCCGAGGCGCATCATGCCGCGCTCGCCTTTATCGCGCTGGAGGATGAACGCAGCGCGGAAAGCGCCGCCATCCGCCTGCGCGCCAAGGGGCTGCTGGTGAACGTCGCCGACCGGCCGGACCTTTGCGATTTCACAACGCCCAGCCTGCTCGACCGTGACCCGGTGCTGATTGCCATCGGTACGTCGGGCGCATCGGCGGGCCTTGCCAAGCAATTGCGGCTGAGGCTGGAGAAGCTGTTGCCAGCCTCGCTCGGCCGGCTGGCCCAGATGCTTTCCGACCGGCGGGACGACATACGCGCGCGTTTCCCCCCTGCCGATGGCCGCCGCCGCGCGCTGGACGATGCGCTGGGCGAAGGCGGAGTGCTCGATCCGCTGGACGATGGCGCAGCAAATGCGTTCGAAGGCTGGCTGGCCGGAACCGCGCCGATCATGGAAGCGGGGCAGGTCGTGCTCACTCTTGCCAGCGACGATCCCGAAGATTTGACCCTGCGCCAGGCGCGGCTGCTGGGCACAGCGGATACGATCCTGTTCGAACCGCTGGTTCCGCCTGCAATCCTGGACCGGGCCCGCGCCGATGCGCTGCGCCGTCCCCTGCCGCATGACGGACCGCTGCCCGATGGGCTGACGCTGATAATCAGGCTGGTGGAGTAA
- a CDS encoding asparaginase, translating to MISPYIHVCATGGTIAGRAGSPTRRDYRPGQIGIEHFLTRISALGIDTVLTGEQIANVGSEDIGLPVWAALHSAVQSALADDDCAGVIVTHGTDTAEETAFLLDQTLPTDKPVVLVGAMRPDDAVGSDGLRNFANAVRVASNPDASGRGVLVVMGDLVHSARDVRKAVTTGTSAFRSFPRSPIAAATPGSLEWFTDPWRTGEGARHPLPKTMPDVAVLYAVAGMSASAVTSAIAGGAQGVVLAGFGEGNAPAAVREALGDAAKAGVPVVRSSRVDEALVDREPDDDRLGLVAARALGPAKSRILLQLLLAQGITNFDAIQAEFGRR from the coding sequence ATGATCAGTCCCTATATCCATGTTTGCGCCACCGGCGGCACCATTGCCGGCCGGGCCGGTTCGCCAACCCGCCGCGATTATCGACCCGGACAGATCGGGATCGAACATTTTTTGACACGAATTTCCGCGCTCGGCATCGATACGGTTCTTACCGGCGAACAAATCGCCAATGTCGGGTCGGAGGATATCGGACTGCCGGTTTGGGCGGCCCTGCATTCCGCAGTTCAATCCGCGCTGGCAGACGATGATTGCGCTGGCGTAATCGTGACCCACGGCACCGACACGGCGGAGGAAACCGCGTTCCTGCTCGACCAGACCCTGCCGACTGACAAGCCGGTGGTGCTGGTCGGCGCGATGCGGCCGGACGATGCGGTGGGTAGCGACGGACTGCGCAATTTCGCCAACGCCGTGCGCGTGGCGAGCAATCCTGATGCTTCCGGACGCGGGGTGCTGGTGGTGATGGGCGATCTGGTTCATTCCGCGCGCGACGTGCGCAAGGCCGTAACCACCGGAACCTCCGCCTTCCGCAGCTTCCCGCGAAGCCCGATCGCAGCCGCGACACCCGGCAGTCTGGAATGGTTCACCGATCCATGGCGAACGGGGGAGGGTGCGCGCCACCCGTTACCCAAAACGATGCCCGACGTGGCGGTGCTGTATGCTGTGGCCGGGATGTCTGCCAGCGCGGTAACCTCTGCGATTGCAGGCGGGGCACAGGGGGTGGTGCTGGCCGGGTTTGGCGAGGGCAACGCGCCTGCCGCAGTGCGCGAAGCGCTGGGCGATGCGGCCAAGGCGGGCGTGCCGGTGGTGCGCAGTTCGCGCGTGGATGAAGCGCTGGTGGACAGAGAGCCCGATGACGACCGACTGGGTCTTGTAGCTGCGCGCGCGCTCGGTCCGGCGAAATCGCGCATTTTGCTGCAATTGCTGCTGGCGCAGGGAATTACGAATTTTGACGCGATACAGGCGGAATTCGGGCGGCGTTGA
- a CDS encoding L,D-transpeptidase family protein — MRAPLPQEVHATYLLVDKSDRTLTAFSGDTPIRTYTGIAFGDAPQGHKQFEGDERTPEGRYTIDTRNPESAFHLSLRISYPNSADIAFAQGLGRDPGGDIFIHGQPNGSSMARIPGDWTDGCIALSNAEIEELWRLVPDGTIIDIQP, encoded by the coding sequence GTGCGTGCCCCACTTCCGCAGGAAGTCCATGCGACCTACCTGCTGGTAGACAAGTCCGACCGGACATTGACCGCATTTTCGGGCGACACCCCGATCCGCACTTATACCGGCATCGCATTCGGCGACGCGCCGCAGGGGCACAAGCAGTTCGAAGGCGACGAACGCACGCCGGAAGGCCGCTACACGATCGACACGCGCAATCCTGAAAGCGCATTCCACCTCAGCCTGCGCATATCCTATCCCAACTCCGCCGACATAGCTTTTGCGCAAGGTCTGGGCCGCGATCCGGGAGGTGATATCTTCATCCATGGGCAGCCCAATGGCTCGAGCATGGCGCGCATTCCCGGTGACTGGACCGATGGCTGCATCGCGCTGAGCAATGCCGAGATCGAAGAATTATGGCGGCTGGTTCCTGACGGAACAATCATCGATATCCAGCCGTAA
- the argH gene encoding argininosuccinate lyase, whose translation MWGGRFAEGPSAVMAEINASIGFDKALWRQDIAASKAHMAMLGAQGIVSSGDAATIADGLDKVAAEYEADGVPEDWALEDIHMTTESRLAELIGPVAGRLHTGRSRNDQVATDFKLWVREAIEQMDGALAALQSALVQRAHEHAASIMPGFTHLQTAQPVTLGHHLLAYYEMLERDRSRFADARVRLNRSPLGSAALAGTGFPIDRNATAQALGFDGPTHNSLDAVSDRDFALDYLMAAAQCSLHLSRLAEEFVIWASQPFGFVRMPDTLSTGSSIMPQKKNPDAAELVRGHAGRIVGCATALMVTMKGLPLAYSKDMQDDKPPVFEAHGLLELSIAAMTGMVADSTFRTDRMRQAAELGYATATDLADWLVTQADIPFREAHHITGAAVRLAEERGVALDALPLADLQAIDKRIDDRVFDSLSVDASVAARSSYGGTAPQQVRLQTAHAADRLGITL comes from the coding sequence ATGTGGGGCGGGCGCTTTGCCGAAGGGCCGAGCGCGGTCATGGCCGAAATAAACGCGTCCATCGGCTTCGACAAGGCACTGTGGCGGCAGGATATCGCGGCGAGCAAGGCGCATATGGCGATGCTGGGCGCGCAAGGCATCGTATCTTCCGGGGATGCGGCGACAATCGCAGACGGGCTCGACAAGGTCGCGGCGGAATACGAGGCGGACGGCGTGCCCGAAGACTGGGCGCTGGAAGACATCCACATGACTACCGAAAGCCGGCTGGCCGAATTGATCGGGCCGGTCGCGGGCCGCCTGCATACAGGGCGCAGCCGCAACGATCAGGTGGCAACGGATTTCAAGCTGTGGGTGCGCGAAGCGATCGAGCAGATGGATGGCGCGCTGGCCGCACTGCAGTCTGCGCTGGTGCAGCGCGCGCATGAACACGCCGCCAGCATCATGCCTGGTTTCACCCATCTGCAAACCGCCCAGCCGGTCACGCTGGGGCATCATTTGCTGGCCTATTACGAAATGCTGGAGCGCGACCGCAGCCGCTTCGCCGATGCGCGCGTGCGGCTCAACCGCTCGCCATTGGGCAGCGCGGCACTGGCGGGCACCGGCTTCCCCATAGACCGCAATGCGACAGCGCAGGCGCTGGGTTTCGACGGGCCGACACATAACAGCCTGGATGCGGTATCGGACCGCGATTTCGCACTGGATTACCTAATGGCGGCAGCGCAGTGTTCGCTGCATTTGTCGCGGCTGGCGGAGGAATTCGTGATCTGGGCCAGCCAGCCCTTCGGTTTTGTCCGCATGCCCGACACGCTGTCCACCGGCAGTTCGATCATGCCGCAGAAGAAGAACCCCGACGCGGCCGAACTGGTGCGCGGCCATGCCGGGCGGATCGTCGGCTGCGCCACCGCGCTGATGGTGACCATGAAGGGCCTCCCGCTCGCCTATTCCAAGGACATGCAGGACGACAAGCCGCCGGTGTTCGAGGCGCATGGCCTGCTGGAACTGTCCATCGCCGCGATGACCGGCATGGTGGCGGACAGCACGTTCCGAACGGATCGGATGCGGCAGGCGGCGGAACTGGGCTATGCCACCGCAACCGATCTGGCGGACTGGCTGGTGACCCAGGCGGATATCCCCTTCCGCGAGGCGCACCACATCACCGGCGCAGCGGTCAGGCTGGCGGAGGAGCGCGGCGTTGCATTGGACGCGCTGCCGCTGGCGGATCTGCAGGCCATCGACAAGCGCATCGACGACCGTGTATTCGATTCGCTGTCGGTCGATGCCTCGGTCGCGGCGCGCAGTTCCTATGGCGGGACCGCGCCGCAGCAGGTAAGGCTGCAAACCGCCCACGCCGCCGACCGGCTGGGTATTACTCTATGA
- the truA gene encoding tRNA pseudouridine(38-40) synthase TruA, protein MTRRFALTLEYDGTPFMGLQRQPHGPSVQQTVEDAARAVTAEDAVMFAAGRTDSGVHALAMRAHIDLQKDLTPFRLMEALNYHMRTAPVAVTHCETVPDDWHARFSCTGRAYEYRICNRRAPLTLEADRAWLVPQELDAEAMHRAAQALVGQHDFTTFRSAHCQAASPLKTLDSLDVSREGQSVVIRTAARSFLHHQVRSIVGCLALVGMGRWRERRIGDALAAADRNELGLNAPPQGLYFVEAIYPES, encoded by the coding sequence ATGACGCGACGCTTCGCCCTCACGCTGGAATATGACGGCACGCCCTTCATGGGCCTGCAACGCCAGCCGCATGGCCCTAGCGTGCAGCAAACGGTGGAGGATGCGGCGCGGGCCGTAACAGCCGAGGACGCCGTGATGTTTGCCGCAGGTCGCACCGATTCGGGCGTCCATGCGCTGGCGATGCGGGCGCATATCGATCTGCAAAAAGACCTCACGCCGTTCCGGCTGATGGAGGCGCTCAATTACCACATGCGAACCGCGCCGGTGGCGGTCACGCATTGCGAAACCGTGCCGGACGATTGGCATGCGCGGTTTTCCTGCACCGGGCGCGCCTATGAATACCGCATATGCAACCGACGCGCTCCGTTGACGCTGGAAGCGGACCGGGCGTGGCTGGTGCCGCAGGAGCTGGACGCGGAAGCGATGCACCGCGCAGCGCAGGCGCTCGTAGGCCAGCATGATTTTACGACCTTCCGATCCGCCCATTGCCAAGCAGCAAGTCCGCTAAAGACGCTGGATAGTCTGGACGTAAGCCGCGAGGGGCAGTCCGTCGTCATCCGCACCGCCGCCCGCAGTTTCCTGCATCATCAAGTCCGCTCGATAGTCGGGTGCCTTGCACTGGTCGGGATGGGGCGGTGGCGGGAACGGCGCATCGGCGACGCGCTGGCCGCGGCAGACCGCAACGAGTTGGGCCTGAATGCCCCGCCACAAGGTCTGTATTTCGTGGAAGCCATCTATCCCGAAAGCTGA
- a CDS encoding winged helix DNA-binding protein — MQADFTYGSAPEREGGLLSLTVFADDAASRSAIVSDLANSGLRVEHEAALEPLAGDGAPVTPCGDVVVAECLTTSAVAMAALAVLDDSAAKARTPVVMLTTLDALDDVFACMDSSDPQILVDPGQAEKSVAMGRALANLSGVRVRELSQEDRVAMLRLTEEVGNIARRLDDLTAGSGQSAVGGAFRFHSPADRFRGEGGDATDGTRTDDTADGNERSLLRKPRPPLPDPRLVREIIRQREARGKFFDAALFADPAWDMMLDLTAARAEHARVSITSLCIASGVPPTTALRWIATLTEAGLLERVEDPGDKRRAFMQLSDKAVDAMARYFVETGVTADR; from the coding sequence ATGCAAGCCGATTTTACCTATGGGAGCGCGCCTGAACGGGAGGGTGGCCTGCTATCGCTGACCGTTTTCGCTGACGATGCCGCCAGCCGGTCCGCCATCGTTTCCGACCTTGCAAATAGCGGATTGCGGGTCGAGCACGAAGCCGCTTTGGAACCGCTGGCTGGGGACGGTGCGCCGGTCACGCCGTGCGGCGATGTCGTGGTGGCGGAATGCCTCACAACGAGCGCGGTAGCGATGGCGGCGCTTGCCGTGCTGGATGATTCGGCGGCCAAGGCGCGAACACCCGTAGTCATGCTCACCACGCTGGACGCGCTGGATGATGTGTTCGCTTGTATGGACAGCTCGGACCCGCAGATACTGGTCGATCCGGGGCAGGCGGAAAAATCCGTGGCGATGGGGCGCGCCTTGGCAAACCTTTCGGGTGTGCGCGTGCGCGAATTGTCGCAGGAAGACCGCGTCGCGATGCTTCGCCTGACCGAAGAAGTCGGCAATATTGCGCGCCGACTGGATGATCTCACGGCCGGCTCCGGGCAGAGCGCGGTCGGCGGGGCATTCCGGTTTCACTCGCCTGCCGACCGGTTTCGCGGCGAAGGCGGGGATGCTACCGATGGAACAAGGACCGATGACACTGCGGACGGAAACGAACGCTCGCTGTTGCGCAAACCCCGCCCGCCGCTGCCCGATCCGCGACTGGTGCGGGAAATCATCCGCCAGCGCGAGGCGCGCGGCAAGTTCTTCGACGCGGCGCTGTTTGCCGATCCTGCATGGGACATGATGCTGGACCTGACTGCCGCCCGCGCCGAACACGCCCGCGTATCGATTACGTCGCTGTGCATCGCCAGCGGCGTCCCGCCGACCACCGCATTGCGTTGGATTGCGACCCTCACCGAAGCCGGGCTGCTGGAGCGGGTGGAGGATCCCGGCGACAAGCGCCGTGCCTTCATGCAGTTGAGCGACAAGGCGGTGGACGCGATGGCGCGCTATTTTGTCGAAACCGGCGTTACCGCCGACCGCTAA
- the lysA gene encoding diaminopimelate decarboxylase — protein MDHFQYRGGILHAEDVPLPRIADKVGTPVYVYSRATLERHAQVFAAALEGAGNAPPLIAFAVKSNPNLAVLKVLQRQGFGADVVSGGELARALAADISPDKIVFSGVGKTRAEIEYALEQDIGQFNIESREEGRELAQLAADRGLVAQAALRINPDVDAGTHDKISTGKADNKFGVPLSRAADVFTELAALDGLSLRGVAIHIGSQLADLAPLETAFAKIGGLVETLRANGHRITHVDLGGGLGVPYRKGEVLPSPAEYGAMVKRMTADLDVALTFEPGRVIAGNAGVLLTRVVRVKEGVNDPFLIVDAAMNDLARPALYGAWHDFDAVAPDGRTMTANIVGPICETGDTFAMGRDTDAFVAGDLGVFRTAGAYGATMASSYNSRGFVAEVLVSEDDFAIVADRIAAAAIMDAERVPDWLA, from the coding sequence ATGGACCATTTCCAGTATCGCGGCGGCATCCTTCACGCCGAAGACGTTCCCCTGCCGCGCATCGCGGACAAGGTTGGAACCCCGGTTTACGTCTATTCCCGTGCCACGCTGGAACGCCACGCGCAGGTATTCGCTGCCGCACTGGAAGGCGCGGGGAACGCGCCGCCGCTCATCGCCTTTGCCGTGAAGTCGAACCCCAATCTCGCCGTGCTGAAGGTTCTGCAGCGACAGGGCTTCGGCGCCGACGTCGTTTCCGGCGGCGAGCTGGCACGCGCGCTTGCCGCCGATATTTCGCCCGACAAAATAGTGTTTTCAGGCGTGGGCAAGACCCGCGCCGAAATCGAATACGCGCTCGAACAGGACATCGGGCAATTCAACATCGAATCGCGCGAAGAAGGCCGCGAGCTGGCGCAGCTCGCCGCAGACCGCGGATTGGTCGCGCAAGCCGCCCTGCGCATCAATCCCGATGTCGATGCCGGGACGCATGACAAGATTTCCACCGGCAAGGCAGACAACAAGTTCGGTGTGCCCCTGTCGCGCGCAGCAGACGTATTTACCGAGCTGGCCGCTCTCGACGGGCTGAGCCTGCGCGGTGTTGCGATCCATATCGGCAGCCAGCTGGCCGACCTCGCCCCGCTGGAAACCGCCTTCGCCAAGATCGGCGGGCTGGTGGAAACCTTGCGCGCAAACGGCCACCGGATCACCCATGTCGATCTGGGCGGCGGACTGGGCGTGCCGTATCGCAAGGGCGAAGTGCTCCCCTCGCCAGCGGAATATGGCGCGATGGTAAAACGCATGACTGCTGATTTGGACGTGGCGCTGACGTTCGAGCCAGGCCGCGTGATCGCGGGCAATGCGGGCGTGCTGCTGACGCGGGTGGTGCGTGTGAAGGAAGGCGTGAACGACCCGTTCCTGATCGTGGATGCTGCCATGAATGATCTCGCACGACCGGCGCTGTACGGTGCGTGGCACGATTTCGATGCGGTCGCACCCGATGGCCGAACCATGACGGCCAATATCGTCGGGCCGATTTGTGAAACCGGCGATACGTTTGCGATGGGCCGCGATACCGACGCTTTCGTGGCGGGCGATCTCGGCGTGTTCCGTACTGCCGGTGCCTATGGCGCGACCATGGCGTCGTCTTACAATTCGCGCGGCTTCGTGGCCGAGGTGCTGGTCAGCGAGGATGATTTTGCCATCGTCGCGGACCGTATCGCGGCGGCTGCGATCATGGATGCCGAACGCGTGCCGGACTGGCTCGCCTGA
- a CDS encoding zinc-binding dehydrogenase, whose protein sequence is MTTTGQQIFTTLAADGTLTVEVGEQTFPDPKPSQVLVRMEAAPINPSDLALLFGPADLENAEYSDGKVVAKMPEPFASAAKGRHGQRLPVGNEGAGTVIAAGDSDAAQSLMGQRVACVPGNAFSEYAIAEAAMCLPLGDISAEQGASAFVNPMTALGFVENAKMDGQKAIIHCAAASNLGQMLNRICQEDDIALVNIVRKQSQVELLKDLGAKHVVNSSDDDFMKQLRSAIDATDAYYGFDPIGGGTTVDACFKAMEQVASAKMTEFSRYGSNQPKKMHIYGRLDLGPTILTPAYGFGWTLTGWLLTPFLANAGMEVVGRMRQRVLDGLTTTFASNYKQKVGLKEMLTKDAALDYRAMKTGEKYLVSPHG, encoded by the coding sequence ATGACCACCACCGGACAGCAGATTTTCACCACCCTTGCCGCCGACGGCACCTTGACCGTGGAAGTGGGCGAGCAGACCTTTCCCGATCCCAAACCGTCGCAAGTACTCGTCCGGATGGAAGCCGCCCCGATCAACCCGTCCGACCTCGCGCTATTGTTCGGCCCCGCCGATCTTGAAAACGCGGAATATTCGGACGGCAAGGTGGTTGCCAAGATGCCGGAACCTTTCGCCAGTGCGGCCAAGGGCCGTCACGGCCAGCGTCTGCCGGTCGGCAATGAAGGCGCAGGTACCGTGATCGCCGCCGGTGACAGCGACGCTGCGCAGTCCTTGATGGGTCAGCGGGTCGCCTGCGTTCCGGGCAACGCCTTCAGCGAATATGCCATTGCCGAAGCCGCCATGTGTCTGCCGCTGGGCGATATTTCGGCTGAGCAAGGCGCGTCCGCTTTCGTCAATCCGATGACCGCGTTGGGCTTCGTCGAGAATGCCAAGATGGACGGGCAAAAGGCAATCATCCATTGCGCTGCCGCATCCAATCTGGGTCAGATGCTGAACCGTATCTGCCAGGAAGACGATATCGCGCTGGTAAATATCGTGCGTAAACAATCGCAGGTGGAACTGCTGAAAGATCTTGGCGCTAAGCACGTTGTCAATTCATCGGACGACGATTTCATGAAGCAGCTGCGCAGTGCGATCGACGCGACGGATGCCTATTATGGCTTCGATCCGATCGGCGGCGGGACCACGGTGGATGCATGTTTCAAGGCGATGGAGCAGGTCGCCAGCGCCAAGATGACCGAATTCAGCCGCTATGGTTCGAACCAGCCAAAGAAGATGCACATTTATGGCCGGCTGGATCTCGGCCCGACGATCTTGACGCCCGCTTACGGCTTTGGCTGGACGCTGACCGGCTGGTTGCTCACCCCGTTCCTCGCCAATGCCGGAATGGAAGTGGTTGGCCGGATGCGTCAGCGCGTCCTCGATGGCCTGACGACGACATTCGCCAGCAATTACAAGCAGAAGGTCGGGCTGAAGGAAATGCTGACCAAGGATGCTGCGCTGGATTACCGCGCCATGAAAACGGGTGAAAAATATCTGGTATCACCGCACGGATGA
- a CDS encoding TlpA family protein disulfide reductase — translation MLFLLALSGCDRDAGEAGQEQAGLDGAKGDLSGEIATGTIDRAQAGDLMPAVEVTDPDGATLNTGALQGGPVLLNLWATWCAPCIKELPLLDELASDYEGGLRVLTVSQDLQAERVAPFLAERQLANLPAWIDSKNALMDAIPANTLPVTILYDASGQEVWRVVGDYDWSSAAARGALDEALGGASGD, via the coding sequence GTGCTGTTCCTCTTGGCTCTATCCGGCTGCGATAGGGATGCAGGGGAGGCTGGGCAAGAACAGGCCGGATTGGACGGGGCCAAGGGGGACTTGTCAGGCGAGATCGCGACCGGAACCATCGACCGCGCGCAGGCAGGTGACCTGATGCCGGCGGTGGAAGTGACCGATCCCGATGGCGCGACGTTGAACACCGGCGCGTTGCAAGGCGGTCCGGTGCTTCTCAACCTGTGGGCGACATGGTGTGCGCCGTGCATCAAGGAACTGCCGCTGCTGGACGAACTGGCGAGCGATTACGAAGGGGGATTGCGTGTGCTGACGGTCAGCCAGGACTTGCAGGCGGAGCGTGTTGCGCCATTTTTGGCGGAGCGGCAGCTGGCGAACCTGCCGGCGTGGATCGATTCGAAAAACGCGCTGATGGACGCGATCCCGGCCAATACACTGCCGGTAACGATCCTGTACGATGCTTCCGGGCAGGAGGTTTGGCGTGTGGTCGGCGATTACGACTGGTCGAGTGCCGCCGCGCGTGGGGCGTTGGACGAAGCGCTTGGCGGGGCGTCTGGCGATTGA
- the fmt gene encoding methionyl-tRNA formyltransferase, which produces MRIVFMGTPDFAVPTLGALVEAGHDLVAAYTQPPRRAGRGKKLQPSAVQIAAEEQGIEVRSPASLKDVGAQADFAALDADVAVVAAYGLILPRAVLDAPKHGCLNVHASLLPKWRGAAPIQRSILAGDSATGVTIMQMEAGLDTGPMLRVVRTDVDGKTAGELTAELAELGAAAMVETLADLPSHDARPQNDAAATHAPKIDKAEAAIDWAKPAGQIERQVRAFAPFPGAWFALDGDRVKVLAAQVVAREGKPGTVLDDAFTIACGYAALRPTRLQRAGKPTMNAEDFLRGKPVASGTQL; this is translated from the coding sequence ATGCGCATCGTCTTCATGGGAACACCGGATTTCGCGGTGCCGACACTTGGTGCGCTGGTCGAAGCGGGGCACGATTTGGTGGCCGCTTATACCCAGCCGCCACGCCGCGCAGGCCGGGGTAAGAAGTTGCAACCTTCGGCCGTGCAGATCGCTGCGGAGGAGCAGGGGATCGAGGTTCGCTCGCCCGCATCGCTGAAGGATGTGGGCGCGCAGGCCGATTTTGCGGCGCTGGATGCGGATGTGGCGGTCGTCGCGGCGTATGGTCTTATATTGCCGCGCGCGGTGCTGGATGCGCCAAAGCACGGCTGCCTCAACGTGCATGCGTCGCTGCTGCCGAAATGGCGCGGCGCTGCGCCGATCCAGCGGTCGATATTGGCAGGCGATAGCGCCACGGGTGTGACGATCATGCAGATGGAGGCGGGCCTGGACACAGGACCCATGCTGCGCGTGGTGCGCACCGATGTCGATGGCAAGACAGCGGGCGAGCTGACCGCAGAACTGGCGGAACTAGGCGCGGCAGCCATGGTCGAAACGCTTGCCGACCTGCCCTCCCACGACGCGCGGCCGCAAAACGATGCCGCCGCCACCCATGCGCCCAAGATCGACAAGGCCGAAGCGGCAATCGACTGGGCCAAGCCCGCCGGGCAGATCGAGCGGCAGGTTCGCGCATTCGCACCGTTCCCCGGCGCATGGTTCGCGCTCGATGGGGACCGGGTGAAGGTGCTTGCCGCGCAAGTGGTCGCGCGCGAGGGCAAGCCCGGCACCGTGCTCGACGACGCGTTTACGATCGCCTGCGGCTACGCGGCGCTGCGCCCAACGCGGCTGCAACGTGCGGGCAAGCCGACGATGAACGCGGAAGACTTCCTTCGCGGCAAGCCAGTGGCGTCCGGCACGCAATTATGA